The following are from one region of the Hymenobacter radiodurans genome:
- a CDS encoding TetR/AcrR family transcriptional regulator, with translation MEIKDRILQSAKALFMRNGIKSVSMDDIATHLAMSKKTLYKWFENKDQIVHAVMVHFLAHEEADCAGMAATADNALEELFQMMEWSKHLMTNIHPSIFYDLQKYHPQAWQVWVDHKNQFILEMITDNLRRGITEGLYRADLDIEVISRLRLAQIELAFNADLYPPRQFDPSRVQSICLEHFMIGAATLRGHKLINEYRQVTEQE, from the coding sequence ATGGAAATCAAAGACCGCATCTTACAATCAGCTAAAGCGCTATTCATGCGCAACGGCATCAAGAGTGTATCGATGGATGACATTGCCACGCACTTGGCCATGTCGAAAAAGACGTTGTACAAATGGTTTGAGAACAAAGATCAGATCGTGCATGCCGTGATGGTTCATTTTCTGGCGCACGAAGAAGCTGACTGCGCCGGCATGGCAGCTACGGCAGACAATGCGCTGGAAGAGTTGTTTCAGATGATGGAGTGGAGCAAGCACCTCATGACCAACATTCATCCCAGCATCTTCTACGACCTCCAGAAATATCATCCGCAAGCCTGGCAAGTGTGGGTCGACCACAAAAACCAGTTTATCCTCGAGATGATTACCGATAACCTGCGCCGTGGTATCACTGAGGGCCTCTACCGCGCCGACCTCGATATAGAAGTGATTTCCCGCCTTCGGTTGGCGCAAATTGAACTAGCCTTCAACGCCGACCTCTACCCACCCCGCCAGTTTGACCCAAGCCGGGTACAAAGCATTTGCCTCGAGCACTTTATGATTGGGGCGGCCACCCTCCGAGGTCATAAGCTAATTAATGAATACCGTCAGGTGACGGAACAAGAATAA
- the ispF gene encoding 2-C-methyl-D-erythritol 2,4-cyclodiphosphate synthase, with protein sequence MKIRTGFGYDVHQLREGLPFWLGGIQVPHTHGALGHSDADVLIHVICDALLGAANLRDIGFHFPDTDPQYKGIDSKRLLAEVVRLLRARGYTISNIDSTICLEKPKVNPHIPEMQRVLAEVMGIEADDISIKATTTEKLGFVGRQEGVAAYASVLISKAEG encoded by the coding sequence ATGAAAATTCGTACCGGCTTCGGCTACGACGTACACCAACTCCGGGAGGGCCTCCCCTTCTGGCTCGGTGGCATTCAGGTGCCGCACACCCACGGCGCCCTGGGCCACTCCGATGCCGACGTGCTCATCCACGTCATCTGTGATGCGCTGCTGGGCGCAGCCAACCTACGCGACATTGGCTTTCACTTCCCCGACACCGATCCGCAGTACAAAGGCATCGACAGCAAGCGTTTACTGGCTGAGGTAGTGCGCCTGCTCCGTGCGCGCGGCTACACCATTAGCAACATCGACTCCACCATTTGCCTGGAAAAGCCGAAGGTCAATCCGCATATCCCGGAAATGCAGCGCGTGCTGGCCGAGGTGATGGGCATTGAGGCTGATGACATCTCTATAAAAGCCACTACCACCGAAAAGCTGGGCTTTGTGGGCCGCCAAGAGGGTGTGGCTGCTTATGCTTCCGTGCTTATTAGTAAAGCCGAAGGCTAG
- a CDS encoding M28 family peptidase encodes MQKNTFYVLLLAACCATSAVAQDAPTKRKVKVKRKQKTEAPTKEGAEPNVSAATAATTDWAATYGPTITQADLRQHLTILASDAYEGRETGEKGQKMAAEYISKQFKDLGLTGPVQGSDNPYLQHFTMVRSTWADGATLKVGGQTYKWLTDFYAAGASPFQQETAIQPVFAGYGIEQDGYSDYASLGDVKGKDLIILLGEPMNAQKQPVLGKDGSPSKWGTDYRAKSAMATQKGARSVFFVDTDPNGNFSKLAARMAPYISRPSINFKEAPASANPRAATFFVSPAVGGKMLGTTAAALTQYQTSVGKAGKPVAATFKPAKVSINAAKKLEDFTTENVLGYLEGTDKKDELLVVSAHYDHIGIVDGEVNNGADDDGSGTVSVIEMAQAFTQAKKDGHGPRRSILFLTVTGEEKGLLGSEYYTDHPVFPLEKTIADLNIDMVGRTDKEHEGKGDYVYVIGSDKLSSELHAINEAANKKYTNIDMDYRFNDPEDPNRFYYRSDHYNFAKHKIPVAFYFNGVHDDYHAAGDEVEKIEFPKMEKRAQLVFYTAWELANRDNRIVVDSSKP; translated from the coding sequence ATGCAGAAAAACACGTTCTACGTCCTGCTGTTGGCGGCCTGCTGCGCTACCTCCGCCGTAGCCCAGGATGCGCCCACCAAGCGTAAAGTCAAAGTAAAGCGCAAGCAGAAAACGGAGGCGCCAACCAAAGAAGGCGCTGAGCCCAACGTAAGCGCCGCCACGGCTGCCACCACCGATTGGGCTGCTACCTACGGCCCCACCATCACGCAAGCCGATTTGCGGCAGCACCTCACCATTCTGGCCTCCGACGCTTATGAAGGCCGCGAAACTGGGGAGAAAGGCCAGAAAATGGCCGCTGAGTACATCAGCAAGCAGTTTAAAGACTTAGGCCTGACTGGACCAGTGCAAGGCTCCGACAATCCATATCTTCAGCACTTTACCATGGTGCGCTCCACCTGGGCCGATGGCGCTACGCTGAAAGTAGGCGGCCAGACTTACAAGTGGCTGACCGATTTCTATGCGGCTGGTGCTTCGCCTTTCCAGCAGGAAACGGCTATTCAGCCGGTATTTGCCGGCTACGGCATTGAGCAGGATGGTTACTCTGACTACGCTAGCCTGGGCGATGTGAAGGGCAAAGACCTGATCATTCTCTTGGGCGAGCCCATGAACGCCCAGAAGCAGCCCGTACTCGGTAAAGATGGTTCTCCGAGCAAATGGGGCACCGACTACCGCGCCAAATCGGCTATGGCTACGCAAAAGGGTGCCCGCAGTGTTTTCTTTGTTGATACCGACCCGAACGGCAACTTCTCAAAGCTGGCCGCGCGCATGGCGCCGTACATCAGCCGACCCAGCATTAACTTTAAAGAAGCTCCTGCTTCAGCCAATCCGCGGGCAGCTACTTTCTTTGTTTCGCCGGCTGTGGGGGGCAAAATGCTAGGCACGACTGCCGCCGCGCTTACCCAATATCAAACGTCAGTAGGCAAAGCTGGCAAGCCCGTAGCCGCTACGTTTAAGCCAGCCAAGGTGAGCATCAACGCCGCCAAGAAGCTGGAAGACTTCACGACGGAAAATGTGTTGGGCTACCTGGAAGGCACCGATAAGAAGGACGAGTTGCTGGTAGTATCAGCGCACTACGACCACATTGGCATCGTTGATGGCGAAGTGAACAACGGCGCCGATGACGACGGCTCGGGCACTGTTTCGGTTATCGAAATGGCACAAGCCTTTACCCAAGCCAAGAAAGACGGCCACGGCCCGCGCCGCAGCATCCTGTTTCTGACCGTAACGGGCGAGGAAAAAGGTTTGCTGGGCTCAGAGTATTATACTGACCATCCGGTATTTCCGCTGGAGAAAACCATTGCTGACCTGAACATCGACATGGTGGGCCGCACCGATAAGGAGCACGAAGGCAAAGGCGACTACGTGTACGTTATTGGTTCGGACAAACTTTCGTCGGAGCTGCACGCCATCAACGAGGCGGCCAACAAGAAGTACACGAACATCGACATGGACTACCGCTTCAACGACCCGGAAGATCCGAACCGCTTCTACTACCGCTCCGACCACTATAACTTCGCCAAGCACAAGATTCCGGTGGCCTTCTACTTCAACGGCGTCCACGATGACTACCACGCCGCTGGCGACGAAGTAGAGAAAATTGAGTTTCCGAAGATGGAAAAGCGCGCTCAGCTAGTGTTTTACACTGCCTGGGAGCTAGCGAACCGCGACAATCGGATTGTTGTTGATTCGAGCAAACCATAA